The Lathyrus oleraceus cultivar Zhongwan6 chromosome 5, CAAS_Psat_ZW6_1.0, whole genome shotgun sequence genome includes the window ACAAGCCGCGAAAGTCGGATAACAAATGCAAATTTACAAAATCATAGAAATCAAAAGTCGATTCTCATTGACGACGTCAATATTAAAACCAAAAATGAGGTATAGACGACGTCAATCTTAAAACCAAAAATGAGGTATTGAACGAAGGCGACGGTGATCGCAACCTCCAATTTAATAACAATAtcaacaaagaaaaaaaaagatgaaaacaaatGACCAATAACAAAATCGCGATGAGCATTTATGTTAAGGTTAAATATGTCTCTGTGTTTTATATATCATCATTTAGCATATATATGACTTAGTACTCTCAGAAAACTCCATTCAATTATAAATTAACTTGTTTTCAAAGTTAAAATATTTGTAGTAAAGTATTTAAGTTTGGTTTTTTAAAGAAAATAGAGCCAATAATATTACCGGATATCAATAATCATATACAagttaaaattttcaaattttttaaaaCGTTGGAAATGACATCTTCGTCAAGCATAAAACATTATCTACTTCAAAATTGAATCGTTACCAAATTCACCAAAGTATTTACAGAGACACATACAAGTCAAGTTTAAACTAAACAAGGTTACCGCCATAATACCAATAATCTTGCTATGCTTCTGCAACCATGATCTTGGTAATATCACTATGAAAGGAATACAGACCAAAGGAGGGAACTCATAAAATATACAAATAAACAAGTAGCAGTTAGCTAAACTTACATCATTCAGACTTTTAGCTCATCACAGACTTGGTGTAACCCAAATTGGATATCCTAAACGACGATCTGTAACTAGTGGATAACCGGCCAACAGCTTAATGCTTTCGTATGATAAACTAAAGATGCCCAATTCGTCTTTGCTAGAAACATCGTTAGTGAAATAGATAAGTTTGGGAGGACATCTAGCAAAATCAGTAgcagaaaaagaaaaagaagacCTCGACTCTAGAAACAACATCTTTCCGCCCAATGTTTGAATTTTTTCCCACTTTAGGGTATTCCAATTCATCTTTAAAATTAGAAACCACGCTGTCTGATACGAAGAGACCAACAACATGTCCTCCCCGGAAAATACAACATAGTAAATTTGATTCCCTAAATTGACAGAGTTTGTCGTCTCGATAATGGAGACTCGAGGACCTTCAACATCGCACACTGCTATCGTTCCTTCCATGCTCACAGCATAAAACAAATTGTTTTTGGATACAACGTCCATCCATACGTGATATCCGTTCACATTGAAGAGAACCCAGGAATCGTGGCCTTTTCTATAGAATGCTAACGCACTAGAATTAAGAATGGCGAATGCAACAAAGTCGCTGCTAAGCGAGGGGCTAGACGATAAGACAACTTTATTAAGGAATGAGTTACTATTACATTTCAAACGCTTTCTAACAAACTTTGGCAAAGTGTAGAGAGAAGGAAGAGAAAGTGTGACGCATGTTATAGGGTTGAGAAGACGAACCTCGGAGATTTCGTGGAGAATGACGAGCCAGCCATAGGAGGAACCGCAGATACGAGTGCGGTGAGAAGAAGATAAAGGGAGATTGAGGTGGTGGAGTTTGTTGGTGGATGGGTCCAAGAAGGATTTAGGACAAAGCATGAGCAATGGGAATTGAGGTGGTAGATGGAGAGGGGTTTCAGGAACGCTGCGACAGACGCATCGGAATCGGAGATAGTCGAAGTAGATTGTCAGTTTTTTGGATATTAATTCAATGATTTCTTGTGGTAATTCCGCCCACCCCACGCCCATTATTTTCCCCTCTTTTATTGGGAATGGAGGAACACCAAGACTTGTTCTGATCCTCGATTGCTTCTCATATAAAGCCATTAACCTGACTCAACAAATATGATTTTATTTAGAAAATTGTCCACAACAAACATAATAACAGTAATCAAAATCAAGAAATTCACAAAAATACCTATCTTTCTGGACCGGGAAATTAACTACTAAGTTGTGAAATTAAAATTACATAATAATTTAGAGTCAATTAACTTGAATCAATACTGTAAACCCTAAATAGGATCAACTAATAATTAGAGCAGAGAAATAATAAAGAAAAGAAGAGCAATTCAAACCCTAACACATTTCAATATATATAAATGAATAAGATCAAAAATATGTGTTTCTTACTTTGCCGCGTTACAGTGTAATGCACGCTTCGTCCAACTCTATTTCAGAAGATAGGTTTTGGAAAATTGTGCTTCTaatgtgaagaaaataaatatatatttttttgtacTAGGACCGTTTTATTTGGGCTTCGTAGATTATTTTTCAGAAAATCAAATCAATTttatccttttatttttaaatgtaACATCAAATTTATGGGTTATACCGAATTTTTTTAGATATATCCGATATAATACAATTTTATTGATGTATTTTTACtgtatatttttaaaaaattaatataatgATTGAGAGTTTTTATTAGATTTTTTAAAATAGTCGATAAAATACACAGAGCattccaattttttttttaaatttggTGGTAAGGTTATAAATTTGGTTACCAAATATATCAAAAATTCAGTATATACAATGGTGTGGTAGAAACATAGATTTTTTTTACGTAGACCCAATTTTGCAGTGTTAGTAAAATTAGGTATTTGAGTTTTTCTTAAGGAGCAAGCAAACGCAATCTATAAATAGAGAATAAGCAAATCCAATCTATAAATATAGAGAGTAACCCCTATCATTGTAAGCAACTGCAAGTGATTATAAGATTGTTACGAAAATATGGGTTACTCCATCTATTTATAATTGAGCTAGCTTGCTCCCTAAGTTAAAACCCAAAAATTACAAAGACCAAAAATACCTATTTTTAGTCTAAGTAGAAATCCTGTGTCAAACAACCTGCTTCGACACTTCAACATCTAATACAACTCGACGCAAAATACATGTTTCGACACATCCTTGTTTATGTCGAACACTACCTGCTTCAACACAAAGAGTTACAATTCAACATGCAATTTCATGacattattttttaaaataatattgACATTTAAACTCTTGAGAAGCATATACAAAGATTTCACTTAATATTATATTTTCTATATCTGCTACAAATATTATTCCCACAACATAAGAGCAGGACCGACCCTGAGCAAGGGCAAGAAGGTCCTTAGCCCTCCAAATTAAGGGGTctcattttgttttaaaataagagaaatatatatttaattatctattaaataaattataaaatgaaaataaatatgAGTTTGTCATTGACCAAACAATAGAAGATTGATTTTTAAACATGGTTGTAAAGGTTGTGGATTCAATTTTCCTTGTTATACATTTTTAGGTTTGATCATTACATGGTTCTTGCTTATGTAAAAATATTCTCTTGTCTAAATTTTTTTACCATAGTTAGTTTATAATCTTAATTTGATAATTATCACTTGTGAAAATGTTTATATCAAGGTTGATCCTAATACTGTTTGTTTTCGTTGTGTTTGAGTTGGAGAAGGAAGTAGTTATAACTAATGTCAATGCTGACGAATACAAGAATTTAATAAAGTGAATACAATAACATTTTTTATTTGAGTAATAAAAAGttattcatttttaaaaaattataatttttattagagatccatttttattatttgtcctgaatctttaaaaaaaaatagaacCACCCCGCATAAAAGAATATATAAGAATATATGTGTTTTAACTTGTTCATCATCCATTAATTGAAACTCCTTTAATAAAACACCGATGAGAGACAAGAATAACATATTTTAGTATATAAAAGAATATCACACAAACACACACGTATATACGCTATGTTAGTGTGTTTAAAGTAAGCAAGATTAGTGCAATAACACCATAATCTTGCTATGCTGCAACCTAGATCTCTCTAATACATATCACTTTGAAAAGTCATTACCATTAAAAAAGAGAACACAAACCAAAGTATTTAAGCTATAGTCAATATATTATAATAGTAAGCAAAGTGTTTAACAAGACAATTTTTCGGTCATCCCGGATTTGGTGTAATCCAAATTGGACATCCCAAACTACGATCTATATTTAGTGGATAATGAGGCCATAACTCAATGCTGTTATTTGATAAACTAAAGATGCTAATAcactacgccaaacaagaccttagacagcgctttttttagccttagacagcgctttaaagcgctgtctaaaccaccgctgctaaaggtttagacagcgctttttgaaatcttaaaagcgctgtctaagccccccccttagacagcgctttggcctaaagcgctttctaagaccctcctattttaatttttttaggtataccttagacagcgcttttggcaaaagcgctgtctaaggtatacctaaaaaaattaaaataggggggcttagacagcgctttttgaaaagcgctgtctaagcccccctattttaatttttttaggtataccttagacagcgctttaggcaaaagcgctgtctaaggggggggcttagacagcgcttttcaaaaagcgctgtctaagccccccccttagacagcgcttttgcctaaagcgctttctaagcccccccttagacagcgctttttccaaaagcgctgtctaatgtatacgaaaatttttgtagcttttgttttaaaccacattttttccaggtttataaaccagaatttctacctgttttcaaccagattttgacagacagaatcacattttatacatgccattttggccttttttctaccaatttttggctaacaaatatatatatcccaattcaaaccaattttgccttaaatgtatcaaaatatatacaaatttatgtacacatttacaagtcattaccTATACTCgaaatttatgtacacatttacaagtcattacatatattACAAATATACTACaaaattacacaaatttatgaaaaaactttgagctctatcatgaattgacaccactcctctttgatttcgtccacttgatcctttgtataaaatgcacacttgaattcctcaaagtactacatatgaagcaaaaaatattttgaattaattccaactatttaattatatgagatatgtgtaaatataaaattaactcataagttagtaatacatacatcggtgggaatcactaatcggcccaaagcaagagtatcccgcataaacctcaacacgaaatacccgcaatctatttgattacgttgttgaggacactacatgaaaaaaaatatggattataaatcctaagttttatcaagtgtcatcactaatataataaaaaatgtggtaattaaaaatataccgccactttaatccatgtaatgcggttggcgcccctccttgaggtttggatatctcgttgggcccgaaaagcttgtaggatgctaataaaataaaaatgaagcaattagaacaattaacataaactaagaaaaattttgaacattctcacttacgtgtcaattaggcgcttcatatccgggtatgttgtccaatcatttcctaacgagtcaagataatacacaatttctcggataggattgattgcgagcaacaaccaatgtccactgtaatgattaggcaaatgttagatggtaacttggaaaataattataaaatatgaatttagaatgaaatgctaacccggtattaaacggtataaaaaacaacttctccgcatttttattgtcattgaggatccgaagaacgtactccgtcacggaATCCGGGTTATTTAAGATTGCACCTAAGTTGATGCTCGCtggtgctaagaatccgaatgactggtccaaatcattggggcgcatcattttgtcatacaaaaacctaatataaaaacatcattaacacctcttttgaaacataaagtaaaccggattaacataaagtaaaccgaattaataaaacaaagtagaccggatttacctaatatatgtattgacaacgttgacgccgatttcttcatgaccaaatacttgcatgaagtcttcattaccaatcatttggtcgtgagcaaagccgaaaatcccttcctccatatgtatagtccgaacacctccggtcggtatatcggtcatctctataaatgtcctgaggcacgacctatacttggtggtaggttttttcctagctacggtcttcttagcaccagaactttttacccgtgcggaggcgttcttaacctcctttatttgttgtgcggaggcattgctaacctcattttcttgaacctacatgtcatataaatagttagatcaaattaagaatgtaacaacttccatgaatatatgtcatataattgtatattacctcttttcttgatttggattttgtgggagtctatttaacataatcaaggaaaatatgtaagtaaaattttaagcataaattttaaactttgaatatacacattaaagttaacataagttttaagcatacctcatatcctacgcatatgaggtttgtcggccatgcaacaaacgaacctactgcttcgtgcaccgttgttgcatccgaatcatcgctaggatatggtaataatgcattcgggtcaactgcaatatcaactgataccttcaaacatccagcagggagctctctagtgtggag containing:
- the LOC127078543 gene encoding F-box protein SKIP23-like, whose translation is MGVGWAELPQEIIELISKKLTIYFDYLRFRCVCRSVPETPLHLPPQFPLLMLCPKSFLDPSTNKLHHLNLPLSSSHRTRICGSSYGWLVILHEISEVRLLNPITCVTLSLPSLYTLPKFVRKRLKCNSNSFLNKVVLSSSPSLSSDFVAFAILNSSALAFYRKGHDSWVLFNVNGYHVWMDVVSKNNLFYAVSMEGTIAVCDVEGPRVSIIETTNSVNLGNQIYYVVFSGEDMLLVSSYQTAWFLILKMNWNTLKWEKIQTLGGKMLFLESRSSFSFSATDFARCPPKLIYFTNDVSSKDELGIFSLSYESIKLLAGYPLVTDRRLGYPIWVTPSL